The genomic window CACATGGCGCGTGGATGCTTGCAGAGTCCAACAAGCGAAAAGAAAAACCCATGGCTAAGACCACACGGCGCCAAGCGTCCCTGACTGGCAACATCCGCCATCTCGTCATCATTTTAGGTGACCAATTGGATCAAGAATCTTCTGCCTTGGAAGGCTTCGATCCATTGCAAGACCTTGTCTGGATGGCTGAGGTAGCAGAAGAGTCGACCCATGTCTGGTCTGCCAAACAGCGCATTGCGGTGTTTTTGAGCGCGATGCGCCACTTCGCCGATCACCTGCGCGGGCAAGGACTGCCCATGCACTACACCCGCCTCGACGACGCTGACAATCTGGGCACACTGGCACTCGAAATCGATCGGGCGATCAAACAAGTCAAGCCCGCTGGACTGGTCCTGACTGCACCGGGTGACTGGCGGGTGCTGCAAAGCATTCGCGCCATTGCCGCCCAACACCAGTTGCCGCTGGAGTTGCGTGACGACACGCATTTTTTCAGCACTGTACGGGACTTTGCCGCTCACGCAAAAGATCGAAAGCAACTGCGACTCGAGTACTGGTACCGCGAACTGCGACACAAGAACGGCATCTTGATGGAGGGCTCGAAACCAGTGGGTGGTCAGTGGAACTTCGATGCGGACAATCGTGAGTCCTTCGGAAAGGCGGGGCCGCAAAACGTCCCACCACCCACACGCTTCGAGCCGGACGTCACCACGCAGGAAGTGATCGCTTTGGTCAACACCCGGTTCGCAAGCCACCCGGGTACGCTCGTAAGTTTTGGCTGGCCAGTCACGCGGATCCAAGCGCTGCAGGCACTGCAGACGTTTATTGCGGAGCGGCTTCCGCTATTCGGCCAATACGAAGACGCCATCTGGGCCGGCGAGGCCTGGCTTTATCACTCCCACCTCAGCAGCGCACTCAACCTCAAGCTTTTGAACGCGCGCGAGGTGGTGCAAGCGGCCGAAGATGCCTGGCGTGCAGGTCACGCACCGCTGGCCGCGGTGGAGGGGTTCGTTCGGCAAATTCTGGGTTGGCGTGAGTTTGTGCGTGGTGTTTACTGGACGCAGATGCCCGACTACATCGATCGCAACGCACTGAATGCCCAAGGCGACTTACCAGCCTGGTACTGGACCGGCGAAACCGAGATGGCGTGCCTGAAAGACGCCATAGGTCAGACGTTGGAACACGGTTACGCGCACCACATTCAGCGCCTGATGGTGACGGGCCTGTATGCCCTGCTTCTTGGAGTCAAGCCACAGGCGGTACATGCTTGGTACCTGAGCGTGTATGTCGATGCAGTGGAATGGGTCGAGTTACCGAACACGCTGGGTATGAGCCAGTTCGCTGATGGTGGGTTGATGGCCAGCAAGCCCTATGTGGCTACCGGCAAATACATTCAGCGAATGAGTAACCACTGCAAGGGGTGCAAGTACGACCCCGCGCAGTCGACTGGCGATAACGCTTGCCCGTACACCACGCTGTACTGGGATTTTCTAATTCGCCACGAGGTTTTGCTGAAGAAAAACCCGCGTATGGCGATGCAGCTCAAGAATCTCGCACGGCTGGACCTACCTGCTCGCGTAGCCATCGAAAGCCAAGCTACAGCACATCGCAATGCCCAGCTTTGAACCGACGCTGGATGCGGCGCACGCGCGGCTCGCGGCTGTGAGCCCCGACGACTACGCCCGCACGCGCAACGCACTGGAGGGCGCGGTCACCCGGCTGTCGCCCTACCTGACCCACGGCTTTCTGAACTTGGCCGATGTATTTGCGGCCGTGAATGCGCGCCGCCCCTTGAACGACAGGCACAAGTTTGTTTTCGAGCTCGGCTGGCGCGCCTATTACCGTCATGTGTGGGCGCACGTTGGCGATGGTATTCACCTGTCGCTGCACGGCGGGCTGCTGCCCGATGACGTCTACAGCCGCGACTTTCCAGCTGATGTGGCGCAGGCGCGTACCGGTATTCCCGTGATCGACTTGGCAGTACGCACCTTGTACGGGACGGGCTACTTGCACAATCACGCCCGCATGTGGCTGTCCAGCTACCTCGTGCACATTCGCAAAGTGCACTGGCACACTGGTGCGCAATGGATGTTGAGCCACTTGCTGGACGGTGACTTGGCCAGCAACCACCTGAGCTGGCAATGGGTGGCGGGAACCGGCAGCAGCAAGCCCTATCTTTTCAATGCCGAGAATGTAGCCAAGTACGCTCCCGAGGACTGGCACAGCCCCGGCACGGTGTTGGACACCAGCTACGAGGCACTGAATGAATTTGCCCGCGACTCCCGCTTGAATTCCGCCGGGGATGTGCTGTCGAACCCAACGGCAGGAATGGATGAGCCAGTTCGACGGGCGGTGCCACCACCTCACACCGGTTGGTCAACGCCCGATAACGCCACAGTCTCTGGACGCGATGTCTGGCTCCAGCATCCTTGGTCGCTCGGTGTTAGCTCACACGCTCTGCCCGCGGGTGCGCTGCGAATCGGTGTGGGTTTCGATGTTTCTCATGCTGCGTCACCGTGGAGCGAACGGCGTTGGGACTTCGTCACGCGTGGATTAAGGAAGCAAACAGCGTATCTTTGGTGGGGCAAGGTTGAACAGTTGGCGCTCGCCCTGCAAAGTGCCAAATCCGTGCATTGGCAGTGCGACCCACACGCAGACTCGGCGCTCGAAAGTCTTCGATCCCGACTTTGCGCCTCAATGCAAAATCCACCTGCGTCACACCAGCCGCTGTGCCTATTCGACCCGGTTGACATTTATTGCGGCAGCTTTTCTGAATGGTGGAAGCGGACCCGAATCAGCCGCGCGAGATAGCCGACATTTTCAAACCAACCGAATCGCAGAACAAAAAAAAGCCCAACCTTTCGGCTGGGCTTTTTTAGGCTGTAAGAGCCTGACAATGACCTACTTTCACACGGGAACCCGCACTATCATCGGCGCTGACGCGTTTCACTTTCCTGTTCGGGATGGGAAGGAGTGGTACCACGTCGCTATGGTCATCAGGCATAACTGGTTGTCGTCTTGACAAGTCAAGACAACGAATTCATAGAGTTTGGAATCAGCTTGAGCTTATTTTGAATGCGTCAACTTGGCATAACACCCTGATCGATTAGATCAAAGTTATAGGGTCAAGCCGCACGAGCAATTAGTATCAGTTAGCTTAACGCATTACTGCGCTTCCACACCTGACCTATCAACGTCCTGGTCTTGAACGACTCTTTAGGGGGCTCAAGGCCCCGGCAGATCTCATCTTGAAACGAGTTTCCCGCTTAGATGCTTTCAGCGGTTATCTCTTCCACACTTAGCTACTCGGCAATGCCACTGGCGTGACAACCGATACACCAGAGGTGTGTCCACTCCGGTCCTCTCGTACTAGGAGCAGGCTTCCTCAAATCTGCAGCGCCCACGGAAGATAGGGACCAAACTGTCTCACGACGTTTTAAACCCAGCTCACGTACCTCTTTAAATGGCGAACAGCCATACCCTTGGGACCGGCTACAGCCCCAGGATGAGATGAGCCGACATCGAGGTGCCAAACACCGCCGTCGATATGAACTCTTGGGCGGTATCAGCCTGTTATCCCCAGAGTACCTTTTATCCGTTGAGCGATGGCCCTTCCATACAGAACCACCGGATCACTATGTCCTGCTTTCGCATCTGCTCGACTTGTCAGTCTCGCAGTTAAGCACGCTTATGCCATTGCACTATCGTCACGATGTCCGACCGTAACTAGCGTACCTTCGAACTCCTCCGTTACGCTTTGGGAGGAGACCGCCCCAGTCAAACTGCCTACCATGCACTGTCCCCGATCCAGATAATGGACCTAGGTTAGAACCTCAAACACACCAGGGTGGTATTTCAACGTTGGCTCCACAAGATCTAGCGACCCTGCTTCAAAGCCTCCCACCTATCCTACACAGATCTGTTCAAAGTCCAATACAAAGCTACAGTAAAGGTTCATGGGGTCTTTCCGTCTTTCCGCGGGGAGATTGCATCATCACAAACATTTCAACTTCGCTGAGTCTCAGGAGGAGACAGTGTGGCCATCGTTACGCCATTCGTGCAGGTCGGAACTTACCCGACAAGGAATTTCGCTACCTTAGGACCGTTATAGTTACGGCCGCCGTTTACTGGGACTTCAATCAAGAGCTTGCACCCCATCATTTAATCTTCCAGCACCGGGCAGGCGTCACACCCTATACGTCCACTTTCGTGTTTGCAGAGTGCTGTGTTTTTAATAAACAGTCGCAGCCACCGATTTTTTGCAACCCATTCATGCTTCGTTGTTCACTACACACTAATAGGGCACACCTTCTTCCGAAGTTACGGTGTCAATTTGCCGAGTTCCTTCTCCTGAGTTCTCTCAAGCGCCTTAGAATACTCATCTCGCGCACCAGTGTCGGTTTGCGGTACGGTCGTTGTTAGCTGAAGCTTAGTGGCTTTTCCTGGAACCTCGTTCAGTTACTTCACGGGCAAGCCCGCTCGATCAATGGCCTCGGTATATGTGCACCGGATTTGCCTAATGCACGCCTACATCCATCTAAACCGACATATCCAACAGTCGGATAACCTATTAAGATCCGTCCCCACATCGCACTAACAATCGGTACAGGAATATTGACCTGTTTCCCATCAGCTACGCATCTCTGCCTCGCCTTA from Variovorax sp. PAMC28562 includes these protein-coding regions:
- a CDS encoding cryptochrome/photolyase family protein → MAKTTRRQASLTGNIRHLVIILGDQLDQESSALEGFDPLQDLVWMAEVAEESTHVWSAKQRIAVFLSAMRHFADHLRGQGLPMHYTRLDDADNLGTLALEIDRAIKQVKPAGLVLTAPGDWRVLQSIRAIAAQHQLPLELRDDTHFFSTVRDFAAHAKDRKQLRLEYWYRELRHKNGILMEGSKPVGGQWNFDADNRESFGKAGPQNVPPPTRFEPDVTTQEVIALVNTRFASHPGTLVSFGWPVTRIQALQALQTFIAERLPLFGQYEDAIWAGEAWLYHSHLSSALNLKLLNAREVVQAAEDAWRAGHAPLAAVEGFVRQILGWREFVRGVYWTQMPDYIDRNALNAQGDLPAWYWTGETEMACLKDAIGQTLEHGYAHHIQRLMVTGLYALLLGVKPQAVHAWYLSVYVDAVEWVELPNTLGMSQFADGGLMASKPYVATGKYIQRMSNHCKGCKYDPAQSTGDNACPYTTLYWDFLIRHEVLLKKNPRMAMQLKNLARLDLPARVAIESQATAHRNAQL
- a CDS encoding FAD-binding domain-containing protein; the encoded protein is MPSFEPTLDAAHARLAAVSPDDYARTRNALEGAVTRLSPYLTHGFLNLADVFAAVNARRPLNDRHKFVFELGWRAYYRHVWAHVGDGIHLSLHGGLLPDDVYSRDFPADVAQARTGIPVIDLAVRTLYGTGYLHNHARMWLSSYLVHIRKVHWHTGAQWMLSHLLDGDLASNHLSWQWVAGTGSSKPYLFNAENVAKYAPEDWHSPGTVLDTSYEALNEFARDSRLNSAGDVLSNPTAGMDEPVRRAVPPPHTGWSTPDNATVSGRDVWLQHPWSLGVSSHALPAGALRIGVGFDVSHAASPWSERRWDFVTRGLRKQTAYLWWGKVEQLALALQSAKSVHWQCDPHADSALESLRSRLCASMQNPPASHQPLCLFDPVDIYCGSFSEWWKRTRISRAR